GCTTCACTTACACTGAATCTAAAATGACCACATGCTGCTACAGCAACTACAGACGTCTGAGTATAATATAATGGCTACTTTTATCATTAGTGTTACAACTGATTTATAGTTTATAATGACTGCACTTTATTGGCCACCGGTACTATATACCGTTCCATTGATAGCAAAGTACGGTCTCAATTATGAGGCGGAGGGGattgaggaggagaaggaggaggaggaggaggaggaggaggaggaggaggaggagaatgagAAGGAAGAAGATAAGGAGGAAGATGGTGGAAAGGAGAGCCAAAAACAAGAAGgggaagaagaaacaaaaggaAAGTGATTACGACAAAGGTAATGTTGTCCAAGgtggaggagaaagaagaggtggaggaggaggagaaggaggaagaggaggatgagggagaagaggaggggaagaagaggaggaggaaaaggagaagaGGTGATGGAGGAGACGgaggagagggaaaaaagagGTAGAGGAGAAGGatgcggaggaggaggagaacgAGGcggaagcagaagaagaagggagaagaagaagaaaaaggggaTAGAAGGACACAgaagatgaaagaaaagatTAATATGAAATCCTGCCACTTGCTATACAGTAGAATGCAGCAGAGAAATCCATACAGAGAACAAAATAGACTGTTGAGCATACATGCACATGAACACGCACGCAAGCATGCATAGTTAACTGTTCAACCGTGAAGAAGTATATAATGATGTCATTAAATTTATCCCACTGAATTGCGCCTCATTACAAGAAATGAAACACTGGCACATTATCTCTAATTTGCCAGATTACTGTCCTTATCGACATGGATTACTCTTTGCATAATGCATGACATGACGTGATACTACGTGGTAGGAAAAGTAACGACAGCAAAACCGAGTGCGAAATGCAGAATGCGTGAAGAATGACGCTGGGAAACTCTGAGCATTCTAATTAGCGGAAAAACCGCAGTgccaaaatcatgatttttttctctcaatgtTGCGTGATGAGGGGAGACGGATGTTGAAAGACAAATGAAgggtttttcctttcttctttccgaTAGTACTTCAGCGAAATGAAACTCGTGTCCGCCCCTTCCTCTCCCTTCTCCTCGCGCATTTCTGATTAGAGGTTAATACACGCAGGATAAAGCTCGCGAAGTCTGCGAGAAAAACGCGCACGATCTGTTACGTCATTTGCATTACCATCGTTCGTCGTGAGCACACGCGAGTCAGTCTCTTCTCCATCGTGTCCTCAACCAAAGTCGCGGAGTTCGACCTTTTCAAAATTCCGTCTCTACTTTGGTGCTCTcgggggaaaataaaaaaagactgAGAGAGTTCCTCAGAACCATCGGAATATTACCCAGCATAAATCCGCCGGGAAATCAAAATAGACATTCCATAAGCGAATGCTcaaaatttgtttgtctttcaaGCGTTCCCGCGTGACTTTAACATCTACTTATGATTGCATGGTATGAGCGGCAATGATATGATTCTTCAAAATGATAGAGCGGACACATCGTCTCTGTCTCTGAATTGTGAGAAGTAAAGAAAGTCCTCTTTGACTTTTTTTCATTGGTTCTGATTAGATTTATTCCTTATTGACAAAAGTGACTTCACGCTTTTGCGCGATGCGTTATTGAATCACCCATTCTCGTGTTTGACATCCCGTGCAGTGTTACCGACGGCTGGGCGCTTCACTGACGGCCAGGAGCCTTGAAGCGGGGACATCAAGGACTCGTGCACCGCCACGGAATCGACCATGTCGGGGACGACAACCATGGGCAGCTCAGGCGAAGTGAATATTTGGAAATTATCACGTTTTTAAGACTGCCGCTTTCTAGTAAAGGCATTCGGCTGACCAATCTCGTCTTCACAattattgtgtgttttgttctTGTGCAGTCGGGACGAGGACTAAATCAAACTATGTCCACGTTTTACACTGTGTGCGAGATTAGCATTGCGGTCATGTCCGTGTTGGGCAACGGTCTGGTGCTATACGTCTACGCCAGCAACCAGAGGCTGCATTCTGTCACCAACTACTTCATCGTGTCGCTGGCCATCGCTGATCTCTTCGTAGGGTTGTTCGGAGTGCCGTTCGCCATCCTGACGTCGGAGGGACTTCCCCGCGACTTCATCGGCTGCGTCATCATGCTGAACTTTCTTCTCTGGCTCTGCGGAGCCTCCACGTTTAGCCTCATCGGAGTGTCGCTCGACCGCTACGTCGCCATCTCCTACCCGCTGCGCTACAACGTCTTCATCACCCCTCTCCGAGCCCTGGTCGCCATCGTCGTGTGCTGGATTATGGCGGCCATCGTCGGGTTCCTACCCGTGGTCGGATGGCACCGCGGGCGGCCGGAAACACCCGCCTGCGTATTCATCGAAATCATCGACATGAACTACATGCTTTTCAATGCCATCATGGTCATTTACATCCCCCTCGTCGTCATGATTGTCATCTACGTCTTCATCTTCCGTGCCGTTAGAAAACAGGTGAGGTCATGTTTTCAAGTCATGCACGCtcttatacacacacacccgaTTTCATTTTCCACTATATTATGTTTCAACGGTTTACTCTCGCAAGCCAACTGCGCGAAtgtctctcctcccccccccccccccccccccctcccggcCTGGCATTATCAATAATTATGCTTGTTCAAAAAGACGAGGTGTTTGTTATgttatgtatacacatacaaacacctTCCATTGTAATGCATTGACGCAAAGACACTTCGACACGTCGATCCTTTAAAAACACCCTTGAATGTTCCCAGAAAGGGAATACAATACATGATTAACCATTTCAGTTAtttcaattattatcatttaattAACTCCTACGCAAGACCATGGCAACTTGAAGTTTTGCAAACTGACTCGAGGAAAAAAAAGGGTTAACTGTGTCCAGGCATGACGTATGATCGCTTTCATGacttttcttgtcattttcttgggggaggggggttattTTCTTTCGTTGCATAGCCACCTACAAGAGGACGACAATGAAGCAGAGCTGAAAGGAAAGATGATAAAGTTTCCTTTCTCTGGAATAACTTCAAATATGTAGGTCGACAGAAATGTAACATgattactgaatgctgaaaGAACAGGAAAATATGAGTTACACTGTAACTGAAGACGAATCGTAACAGTAAAACATGACGAGGAAAACGTAAAATGTTAATTTACTATTCATATCGTCTTATGATAATAACGTCATAATTTCCACATAACTACCGATTATCCATCCTCTCTTGACTCATTAGCCCAACCACAGAAAAGTTATTTGTGGGATGACTTTAATAACGCAGGTTTCACAATCCACGTTTCAATGTGTGTAATGAGGTAAACGCTGCCGCATTTTTATTGCTGCGATTATGCTGTGAAAACACCAAAGCACGTTTACCTATAGACAATCAATAGTCCATGGGGTGCTTGCAAAACACGTCCCTTCGCCCACGCGCCGCCCCTATATAAAACGTAATGACGAAACAAAAGGGGTAGCATTCGATCATGAATTATTCATTACCCTTACAAACCTAATACATTTTGCATGCACTAGATTATGATTGTGATATTTTCCCACAATATTGTTCAAAGCAATTATCAATTGATACTGGCAGTGCACACAGCATTATTATCTGCGTTTTGTTCAGCACATGAAACTTTGCACGATATTGCAGGAAACTGATTTCACGTGTGATACTGTACTCTagaatgaatacaaaatagtTATTTCCCCATATTGTTTTTGCTGCACTACTGGGCAGTAAGGAGGGGGGGCGCTCATGGAGTCAGCTAAAGTTGAAACACGGAGTTTTGGTTGGCTGATAAAGAATAGGTCCGTCTGTCGTTGAACCAGTGACGTTTCGTCTTTATTGATTGTGACGTCATACGACTGAAGAAATAAAAGGCATTCTTACTTGATGAAATTGTTCTACTTAAACGCCATTGGGAGGTAGAAAAGGTTATATCATCTCAATATAGAAACACAGAAGTCTCCGTTTACAGCTTTCACCATAGCAAACATTTTTGTCCCCATGAACCCAAATTTTGCTGAGCGCGAGTCCATGTGTCTTTAGCAACAACCATATCTCGACTTTCACAAAGCGTCCGCTATGGCTGACTCGGAAGGTCAGATTTTACGATATTATCAGCGTAGATTCAGGACCGACATTATTTCTGTTAATAATGTATAGCAAGCTAAAATTTATGACAATTTTATTATCGAACCATCAAACAAAGTGCATTGTGTGGATATAGGAACAATAATTATGTTCCTTCAGCACGCAAACCCCGATAAAATTGCAAACCCCTGTGACAGATGGGGTAACCttcgaaaaaaatgtgaatatcgAAGTTTATTTAACATTACATAACATCAGCCCGAAAGTAGAGGATCATTCCGGAATAGTTAAACGTTTATCTGAAAAGAGAAAGTTTTTAAACACAGCAGTGAAcgtttgatcaaaatcggataaaacTCAGGGGAGTCACGAAATCTTTGAAGTTTCGCTTATTTCAAAAACATCATCACATCACAATTTACCTTTGATCgcgtacaaagaaaaaaaaatggcggaaatatttgatatttgtgcTGAAAGTGAAAGTATAGAACATGATGATATTCCTGTTGGACATATTATTTTGAACCAAAATCTGGacattatttattttgtctATAAAGGCAAGTTGTAAGGCGATGACACCATTAACTCACTCATTTCCTCATTCATAAtgtattgactgttcaagaactattgtgtaaaaacaagcaaaacttcAGGATGTCGTAActttgataactttttttttcgattttgaTCTTATTTTCACTGCTGTGCTTATTGAATAtaaaccttttcttttctgaataaCTTTTGACGGGTAAATGATTGCTCTTTAAAGTCTAACATTGTTACGAAACATAATGCTATTCAACTGCTACACGGGATTTGTTTCGTGATACATGTCGTTGTactgtttgaatttgaattggcATATTGTATTCCAATGACCAATCTTCAAGTATGACTGCATCTAAACTCCAAAACTCTTTTCTTTCAAACCATGCTAATCCGATGACTGTCTTTCATATCGTTTCTGTGGTAATTGGTGGAAATAAACTGGGGCGAATTATATAGTACTGGAAAGCTCATAGTCTTGACAATTTGAAAATAACAGGAAAATCACAAATGAATAATTGGCAGGAGTATCAGGTATTCGTGGTGACGGTTCTCAACTATAAAGCAAAGTTTTCAGCGAGGTGTCTCAACTGCCTGAATTCATATAAAAGGAAGGGAAGGAAGGTTAAGGCAGAGTAAGGCAGATGAGCGTTCCCTCACTTTGAATATATTCCATTTGAGAATCCACGGATTTGAAGTGTTTCACTCCTTGCGGGATATCcagagaaaaggggggggggggaggtgactTTCCTGACATTTCAGCGTGCAAGTCGCCCCCCGTATCGGTTCTTATCAATGTGTGTCAAGCGACGAGAAACACGATCACGGATGACACTCATCGCCCACGGGATTATTGGTCCCGGAGCGGTTTACGGGAATTGACGAGATGGGATATGACGACTGTTTGCAGACTCCGGGAATATAAGGAAACATTACTAGGTCGCATGTTGATTAATCTGCCCTAGAATTTCAAATCGATCGATTCCCCTCTTTAGGTGTGAATCATATAGGGAGCCATGAGCTTTGAAGGACCGCCGTTACAGATTGTCGAATCAAGTTTCGCCGAGATTGCGGGAATGGAAATTTAGAATTGAGAGGTGCAAAGATTTTTCTTCACCCGCCACgcgctctctccctctttcacacatacgcacacacacacacacacacacacacacacatacacatacacacgtacacacacacacacacacacactccccctctctctctcattcctCCCGTTTCTGTTTCCCtcgctttctctctttcctctaaAATCCATCCTGATACCATGGACAACAGGACTGTCACACTTTTGTCGGATATCCGCGCTTTTTCTGCAAGTAAAGATGTGGAGTGCAGAACCTGCTGAGTATAGTAACATGACAGAGTATTCACCGCCTACACATcaagacacaaacaaacaacacaaacaaaatctgTGGGGTGaggaatacacacacacacacacacacaacccacGTGGGAGAAAGCGAAATGACTCATTGGGGAATGATTGCTGCTGGCTTAGAGTAGTCAGTGACTGATCGTTTGGCGGGAATATCGTCAAAAGTTTTTGCGTGACGTCGAGTTTCGTCATGCCCCGCTCACCCATCCGTCTCCTTGGAGAGCAATAAACCTCGATCGTCTCCTTaagtctctctctccctctctctctctctactccATGGATGTGCTACTCGTATGTTATGACCTGATTCATGTACACCTGAGGATTAGACGACCGCCTTCTCGAGTCAGAAAGAGGAAACATCCAACAGTGAGGGTTTTCTGTCTTTCTCAGCAGAAACATGAACATTTAGTTGTCAGTCTGACTAGATAGCAGTAAGacatttaaaagaaaagcaGCTTCCGCATGCTTTGTATAAATACACCTTTACAAAGTTGGTAGAGTAGTCCGGAAAAAGCGCGTCGGAGCATTTCATTCTTGGGCGTCTGCGAGGGCGCTTTGGGTGAAATCTTCGCTCTCGAGTGTTTCGTCCGGTTTGCCTGCAGGCGCCGGCGGAATAATTTGAGAGCGATCTTGGCGAGCAGGCACCAATTTCGAACTTGTGAATGGGGTCGCGAGGTTTTACTTCGCAAATTCTACCAATGGTCGCCACACCAAAACAACCAACAGATAGCTAGTGACCGCGCCGGTGAGGACGTGGCGTATACAGTTTAACTTGTTActtacgagagagagagagagaaaaaaaaaaaccttcttcTTCAAGTGACGTTGACTAACAAGACTAATGTCAAGCTAAGAGAACAATGAGAGTGTCATTtcaatgagaaaaatataatggATTTATTAAATTTGAAAGTTTCGATGCTTTCTCAATCACATTGAATTATAGGAGGTGATAACTTCATTGTCTTGTTGATTCCTATAGGTATGTGCctaaaatattacaatacatttagtttttgtgttttttgtgtgtatcgACATCGAAAAATAAGCGATTGCATCTCGGCCCTCATCAAATGGTAATATTGAAGCTGAGTCATTATAAAATTCTCAGATAACCCAACTATAGGAACGGTGAACAacctacacacacaaacccacccacttacaaagaaaacaaacattgtaaaaaaaaaaaaaaaaaagacgcaaCATTTTACGTCCATTTAAATATCATCCGGCATTTCCCTTGGGCCATTTATGACACCCGCTAACTAGCTAAGTGTAGATTCGTTATTATGCAAGCCATGCGTTATTATCTGGCATGACTCCTTTTTTTATTAAGGTCAGCCTGAACACGGAATGAAGTTGTCACCTTAAAGACCTCTCCATTAACGCACCTTCTTTTTCACGCGCTGCAGGCGGATCAAATACGTAGCAAATCCCAAATGTCGGCAGGTAAAGTGACAGATCCAGGGCGCAGGGCGCCGTCAGTGATGGGCAGCCGACACGTGCACTGCTATTTGCACAGATTTCACGATTGTTGCCGGCGTCAACACACACATGATGACTAGCGAGATGGACTGAGCCCTCTCGCCGGTGCTGATTCATTCCTGAGTATAGGGTTTTTGTGTCTGCAGAGAGACAAGTTATATAGAACATGCCGCAACGCTGCTAGCATTAACCGGAATATGGCTATTATGAAGACGAAGTAGCGTCATTGCATTAATGCTGTTGTTGTCACTGGTACCGtagtaataaaagaaatactCGAATCCTAACTACCTGTGTGAGTAGTAATGATCCTAATAagaagtagcagtagtagtagtagtagtagcagtagcagcagcaggaGTAGTATCAGCAGTagaagtggtagtagtagtagtagtagtagtagtagtagtagtagtagtagtagtggtagtcgttgttgttgtatagtaagtaaaagtagtagtagtagaagtagtagcagtagaagtagtagtagtagtagtagtagtagtagtagtaatagtagtagtagtagtagtagtaatagaagTAGTTTCAGTGTATGGAAGTTGCCGTCATCAACAAGTAGTACttgttgttttcatcttcatgtaACTTGGACAAAGCATAAGAAGTTATGGAATTATTAAGTGCACAAATGTTGCCAAAAGAGTGTGCTATTGGCAACCCCATGCGCAACTTGGATGAGATGATGACGTCTCCAATCCCCAACTCTGTtaattttatatacaaaatacgATAAACGAAAACAGAGCATTGGTCATTAATTTTACAACAATATCTGTAGATCCAACTTCTTCCCCCGAAGTCTTGAAAATTGTTATTCcatatttttgtccccgccgaacgagttcgagcaggggactatgaaacgggctccgtacgtgtgtgtgtccgtgtgtccgtgtgtccgtgtgtccgtccgtgtgtccgtccgtgtgcccgtgtgtccgtccgtgcgtccgtgtgtgatcaaaatgttcaaaatgctactccttcgccatttctaacccgattttgattctgtttgctttatatgatagcactacatgagagctttgaaacttgtatacagaatttcagttgtgacctttgaccttgacctttgacctatattgtacattttgcttcaaaatgctactccttcgccatttctaacccgattttgattccgtttgctttatatgatggcactaggtgagggcttcaaaacttctacgcagaattttgacctttgacttctttgacctttgaccttgatttttgacctatattgtacattgcctacaaaatgctactccttcgccatttctaacccgatttcgattccgtttgctttatgtgatggcactaggtgagggcttcaaaacttctacgcagaattttgacctttgacttctttgacctttgaccttgatttttgacctatattgtacattttgctacaaaatgctactccttcgccatttgtaacccgatttcaattccgtttgctttaagtgatggcactaggtgagggcttcaaaacttctacacagaattttgacctttgacttctttgacctttgaccttgatttttgacctgtattgtacattttgctaccaaatgctactccttcgccatttgtaacccgatttcgattctgtttcctttatgtgatggcactaggtgagggcttcaaaacttctacacagaattttgacctttgacttctttgacctttgaccttgatttttttacctatattgtacattggctacaaaatgctactccttcgccatttctaacccgatttcgattccgtttgctttatgtgatggcactaggtgagggcttcaaaacttctacatagaattttgacctttgacttctttgacctttgaccttgatctttttacctatattgtacattttgctactaaatgctacttccggcggggacatatattacgcaccgcgtcatttctacttttccttgttaaagGAAGAATTTGAGTGAAGACTCGTATGGGGGTCTGCGCAAAATTTGTGAGGCTATCGTTAAAGTAGCCACTTCATCTGATTTGCATAAGTGTGTTCTTTCGACCGTAGCACTGTTACGTGTTTTCATCCATTAACGTTCTTATCTTACATTCGATTTTGATGAAGCTTCTACTTCGCTTGATTTTACTCCTTTTATGGCAGCCAATCTCAACATCGAATGAAATGCACACTGAGATTAGAAAGATGTCCCAGTTCGCCATTCTTGTATAATTTGCATCTCCAGTGCGTGTTTAGGCCGCGTATCGTTGATAACACTCTGTTTCCCTATTCTTTATGCCAAAGTCATCTTTGCCACTTGTAGCCGCATGAATCCTTCCCAGCACCCCTAGCATTTCCGCTCTCAAACCATCACAGAGGCGACCCTAATTACGATATCGTCAGTCACTGCCCGAAGCAACTGccgatgtcattgtttttcttcctcctccccctcatcttcctcctctttttcttcccatccatctccttcttcttcttaatcttcttccttctcctcggCTCTCGGTGATGTCGGGCGAAGCAACGGCGGCCGTAGCGGCTGGTTATTTATCGACAAATCACGTCCGTGTTAGTCTCTCTTAGTGATGGCCGAACGGGGCAGTATAAAATGATTCATTATCTATCGACGAGGCCGCGGACATAAGGAAAAGGATGGCGAGGCAAAGCTAAGCGACTCGTCAGCTGGTTGGGT
Above is a window of Diadema setosum chromosome 4, eeDiaSeto1, whole genome shotgun sequence DNA encoding:
- the LOC140227333 gene encoding adenosine receptor A2b-like: MSTFYTVCEISIAVMSVLGNGLVLYVYASNQRLHSVTNYFIVSLAIADLFVGLFGVPFAILTSEGLPRDFIGCVIMLNFLLWLCGASTFSLIGVSLDRYVAISYPLRYNVFITPLRALVAIVVCWIMAAIVGFLPVVGWHRGRPETPACVFIEIIDMNYMLFNAIMVIYIPLVVMIVIYVFIFRAVRKQMRKIEPVTIAVTSKPATSGRNGTAADDEAAAAAREAEAAETARRRQKRFQTYKKDLQAVKSVAVIVLVFMICWLPLSISNSISALFPHVVQPPNYVPVSIVLSHANSAINPFLYAYGKEFRMGYRRTFAKMFPCICAMNPNNSVRNTKANANAVSTVEGMRFSTNDTS